A portion of the Salminus brasiliensis chromosome 9, fSalBra1.hap2, whole genome shotgun sequence genome contains these proteins:
- the LOC140562073 gene encoding actin-binding protein WASF3 isoform X2, which yields MPLVKRSIEPRHLCRGALPDGVTSELECVTNSTLAAIIKQLGSLSRHAEDIFGELFKEANSFYLRMNHLQERVDLLAVKVTQLDSTVEEVSLQDINMRKAFKSSTTQDQQVVSRASIPNPVMEIYQHGDKPPPLNILSPYRDDKKDALKFYTDPSYFFNLWKEKMLQATEDKRKEKRRQKEQQKQVEDPGREVKKVRKARNRRQEWNVLAYDKEFRPDARFTPSPYHGMSSEGSLSPDSRSVASDMGDHSYPGSPSRPAQQTAPSTAYSSSEGKELLLAPTQSQTPSLEQGYRPSAALSTPAGRQTLSRGQTAHGPTTTDPALNGPRPTQAKDYSGQQAQHPEYFIPPAPPPPPPLIPSAQTAFDSPSAPSSLPPSAVASLSRSYSPSPPTPALPASYTPSPAHPPPAAPPPPPPGPPTHPHPHAHPHAHSLPQAPAEAAAPRKGQIPLIPMSDARSDLLAAIRRGIQLRKVQEQRELEAKKEPVGNDVATILSRRIAVEYSESDEDSELDENEWSD from the exons GTCGTCATGCGGAGGACATCTTTGGGGAGCTGTTTAAAGAAGCTAACAGCTTCTACCTGAGGATGAACCACCTGCAGGAGCGTGTGGACTTGCTGGCCGTCAAAGTGACCCAGCTGGACTCCACTGTGGAGGAGG TTTCTCTGCAGGACATCAACATGAGGAAGGCATTTAAAAGCTCCACCACTCAGGATCAGCAGGTGGTGTCTCGAGCCTCCATCCCCAACCCTGTGATGGAGATTTACCAGCATGGAGACAAGCCTCCTCCACTCAATATCCTCTCCCCTTACAG agaTGACAAAAAGGATGCGCTGAAGTTTTACACAGACCCCTCCTACTTCTTCAATCTGTGGAAGGAGAAAATGCTGCAAGCCACAGAGGAcaagaggaaagagaagagacgacagaag gaGCAGCAGAAGCAGGTGGAGGATCCAGGTCGCGAGGTCAAGAAGGTCCGGAAGGCTCGGAATCGCAGGCAGGAGTGGAATGTTCTGGCATATGACAAAGAGTTCCGCCCCGATGCCAGATTCACTCCGTCTCCGTACCATGGCATGTCCTCAGAGGGGTCACTCTCCCCCGACAGCAG GTCAGTGGCGTCAGACATGGGCGATCACTCTTATCCGGGCAGCCCGAGCCGACCAGCTCAGCAGACAGCTCCCTCCACCGCATACTCAAGCAGCGAGGGCAAGGAGCTCCTCCTGGCACCGACACAGAGCCAGACACCAAGCTTGGAACAGGGCTATCGGCCCTCAGCTGCTCTGTCCACTCCAGCGGGCAGACAGACACTATCCAGGGGTCAGACAGCACATGGCCCCACAACCACAGACCCGGCCCTCAACGGACCTCGCCCCACACAGGCCAAAGactacag TGGTCAGCAAGCTCAGCACCCAGAGTACTTCATcccccctgctcctcctccgcctcctccCCTCATCCCTTCGGCTCAGACGGCTTTCGACAGCCCCTCGGCACCCTCCTCACTGCCCCCCAGTGCTGTGGCTTCACTGTCCCGCTCCTACAGCCCCTCACCCCCTACCCCTGCCCTGCCAGCCTCATACACTCCTTCTCCTGCCCACCCACCGCCTGCAGCTCCGCCACCACCCCCACCTGGGCCCCCCACACACCCGCACCCACACGCACACCCTCACGCACACAGCCTGCCCCAAGCTCCAGCCGAGGCAGCGGCTCCCAGGAAGGGGCAAATACCCCTGATCCCCATGAGCGACGCTCGCAGCGACCTGCTCGCCGCCATCCGAcgag GTATACAGTTGCGGAAAgtgcaggagcagagagagctGGAGGCTAAGAAGGAGCCGGTGGGCAATGACGTGGCCACCATCCTGTCCCGCCGCATCGCCGTAGAGTACAGCGAATCCGACGAGGACTCCGAGCTGGACGAGAACGAGTGGTCCGACTGA
- the LOC140562073 gene encoding actin-binding protein WASF3 isoform X1: MPLVKRSIEPRHLCRGALPDGVTSELECVTNSTLAAIIKQLGSLSRHAEDIFGELFKEANSFYLRMNHLQERVDLLAVKVTQLDSTVEEVSLQDINMRKAFKSSTTQDQQVVSRASIPNPVMEIYQHGDKPPPLNILSPYRDDKKDALKFYTDPSYFFNLWKEKMLQATEDKRKEKRRQKTSAPAQAHLAQSKSRQVHPRSPLCSAEQQKQVEDPGREVKKVRKARNRRQEWNVLAYDKEFRPDARFTPSPYHGMSSEGSLSPDSRSVASDMGDHSYPGSPSRPAQQTAPSTAYSSSEGKELLLAPTQSQTPSLEQGYRPSAALSTPAGRQTLSRGQTAHGPTTTDPALNGPRPTQAKDYSGQQAQHPEYFIPPAPPPPPPLIPSAQTAFDSPSAPSSLPPSAVASLSRSYSPSPPTPALPASYTPSPAHPPPAAPPPPPPGPPTHPHPHAHPHAHSLPQAPAEAAAPRKGQIPLIPMSDARSDLLAAIRRGIQLRKVQEQRELEAKKEPVGNDVATILSRRIAVEYSESDEDSELDENEWSD; this comes from the exons GTCGTCATGCGGAGGACATCTTTGGGGAGCTGTTTAAAGAAGCTAACAGCTTCTACCTGAGGATGAACCACCTGCAGGAGCGTGTGGACTTGCTGGCCGTCAAAGTGACCCAGCTGGACTCCACTGTGGAGGAGG TTTCTCTGCAGGACATCAACATGAGGAAGGCATTTAAAAGCTCCACCACTCAGGATCAGCAGGTGGTGTCTCGAGCCTCCATCCCCAACCCTGTGATGGAGATTTACCAGCATGGAGACAAGCCTCCTCCACTCAATATCCTCTCCCCTTACAG agaTGACAAAAAGGATGCGCTGAAGTTTTACACAGACCCCTCCTACTTCTTCAATCTGTGGAAGGAGAAAATGCTGCAAGCCACAGAGGAcaagaggaaagagaagagacgacagaag aCAAGCGCTCCAGCCCAGGCTCACTTGGCCCAGTCTAAGTCCAGGCAGGTCCATCCCAGAAGCCCCCTCTGCTCTGCT gaGCAGCAGAAGCAGGTGGAGGATCCAGGTCGCGAGGTCAAGAAGGTCCGGAAGGCTCGGAATCGCAGGCAGGAGTGGAATGTTCTGGCATATGACAAAGAGTTCCGCCCCGATGCCAGATTCACTCCGTCTCCGTACCATGGCATGTCCTCAGAGGGGTCACTCTCCCCCGACAGCAG GTCAGTGGCGTCAGACATGGGCGATCACTCTTATCCGGGCAGCCCGAGCCGACCAGCTCAGCAGACAGCTCCCTCCACCGCATACTCAAGCAGCGAGGGCAAGGAGCTCCTCCTGGCACCGACACAGAGCCAGACACCAAGCTTGGAACAGGGCTATCGGCCCTCAGCTGCTCTGTCCACTCCAGCGGGCAGACAGACACTATCCAGGGGTCAGACAGCACATGGCCCCACAACCACAGACCCGGCCCTCAACGGACCTCGCCCCACACAGGCCAAAGactacag TGGTCAGCAAGCTCAGCACCCAGAGTACTTCATcccccctgctcctcctccgcctcctccCCTCATCCCTTCGGCTCAGACGGCTTTCGACAGCCCCTCGGCACCCTCCTCACTGCCCCCCAGTGCTGTGGCTTCACTGTCCCGCTCCTACAGCCCCTCACCCCCTACCCCTGCCCTGCCAGCCTCATACACTCCTTCTCCTGCCCACCCACCGCCTGCAGCTCCGCCACCACCCCCACCTGGGCCCCCCACACACCCGCACCCACACGCACACCCTCACGCACACAGCCTGCCCCAAGCTCCAGCCGAGGCAGCGGCTCCCAGGAAGGGGCAAATACCCCTGATCCCCATGAGCGACGCTCGCAGCGACCTGCTCGCCGCCATCCGAcgag GTATACAGTTGCGGAAAgtgcaggagcagagagagctGGAGGCTAAGAAGGAGCCGGTGGGCAATGACGTGGCCACCATCCTGTCCCGCCGCATCGCCGTAGAGTACAGCGAATCCGACGAGGACTCCGAGCTGGACGAGAACGAGTGGTCCGACTGA